A DNA window from Paralichthys olivaceus isolate ysfri-2021 chromosome 11, ASM2471397v2, whole genome shotgun sequence contains the following coding sequences:
- the dhx34 gene encoding probable ATP-dependent RNA helicase DHX34: MDRDRRRDTRSWDWDSPQCRAQLDEVFFRRHDYIQAGSPEHRDFWSFFDRFQRFKTKREMTGGAGRREEDRDRGKTVKVDLGLPKEYDARYRINVSVCTRDIEERLGKSEHRSRQRSSGPGEQEISDCRLALLHFLDFIQRQSFGKLAKLRREQKNLPIFQYRDRIVELVRRHQVVVVAGDTGCGKSTQVPQYLLSAGFTHIACTQPRRIACISLAKRVSFESLNQYGSKVGYQIRFETTRTLATKLLFLTEGLLLRQIQQDLTLSQHQVVILDEVHERHLHCDFLLGVLRSLVAERPDLHLILMSATINIKLFSDYFSSAPVLQVPGRLFPIQVIYQPIPPEEQPSRSEKLDPRPYLRILQGIDQRYPPEERGDLLLFLSGVAEISTIQEACQIYATHTSRWIVLPLHSTLSLAQQDKVFDIAPPGVRKCIISTNIAETSVTIDGVRFVVDSGKVKEMSFDPKAKMQRLQEFWISRASSEQRKGRAGRTGPGVCYRLYAESDYDAFAPYPVPEIHRVALNSLILQMKSMCLGDPLSFVFIDPPPAASIQTAITYLKEQGALDSPGELTSIGKLLAQLPVDVVIGKMLVLGSLFNLMEPVLTVAAALSVQSPFLRSSQHNPDCATARQPLHSNQGDPFTLLSTFNAWVEVKKERGGGSRKWCRRRGLEEQRLYEMVNLRRQFKDLLRSHGLLESEKRAASDGDRGQRRERLTERRKLHQLKRDHEQHEKSKRKVLRLEEGQEGEMSSGSDTEERGRGKKDKEGSGQNMDIQEVKFKLRHNMSDLQEAVTVSQDMSSRQQALLKLLLCRGLYPQLALPDEHNSTRKDSEQVFHTKNKQGVVIHPTSVFASDPEVLHVPEDENREGPDHKASSRHQLLAFVTLLETNKPYLSNCSRVPALQALLLVANSVDSNADCTRLVVDGWLEVELREPEEALKVLSTALTLRAEWERLLLAQLGQNTVEGAAGQGVSRRVMEKLSEGLVRFLLYTEVSYSLRRLAAFQIQNLYIGPQPESELSHKAPDLKPLFPGADAKPHTIKGGLRVTSFFTYNCLADSRDLYSECLRTFWSCPNCDLYMPLTPLERMQHEASCRPAEEQQQSEEEPEDKKPGPSSVSSLNRVYHCDVCNEDLTLTSTEILKHKRQHMYSTK; this comes from the exons ATGGATCGAGACCGGAGGAGAGACACTCGGAGCTGGGACTGGGACAGCCCGCAGTGCCGAGCCCAGCTGGACGAGGTGTTTTTCCGCAGGCATGACTACATCCAGGCCGGCAGCCCGGAGCACCGGGACTTCTGGAGCTTCTTTGACCGCTTCCAGAGGTTTAAAACGAAGCGGGAGATGACTGGGGGAGCCGGGCGAAGGGAGGAAGACAGGGACAGGGGAAAGACTGTGAAGGTAGATCTGGGTCTTCCTAAAGAATATGATGCTCGGTACCGGATCAATGTGTCGGTTTGCACCAGGGACATCGAGGAGCGCCTGGGGAAGTCAGAGCACAGGAGCCGGCAGAGATCGTCGGGACCGGGGGAGCAGGAGATCTCAGACTGTCGCCTGGCTCTGCTCCACTTCCTGGACTTCATCCAGAGGCAGAGTTTCGGTAAACTGGCCAAACTGCGGCGAGAGCAGAAGAACCTGCCCATCTTCCAGTACCGGGACCGGATCGTGGAGCTGGTGCGGAGACACCAAGTGGTCGTGGTGGCAGGAGACACCGGCTGCGGGAAATCCACCCAAGTACCCCAGTACCTGCTCTCAGCGGGATTCACCCACATCGCGTGCACTCAGCCCCGACGAATCGCCTGCATCTCCCTGGCAAAGAGAGTCAGCTTCGAGAGTCTCAACCAGTACGGCTCAAAG GTGGGGTACCAAATCCGCTTTGAGACCACCCGTACCCTGGCCACCAAACTGCTGTTCCTGACAGAGGGGCTGCTGCTCCGACAGATCCAGCAGGACTTGACGCTCTCTCAGCACCAGGTGGTGATTTTGGATGAGGTCCACGAGAGACATCTCCACTGTGACTTCCTGCTCGGGGTCCTGCGCTCTCTTGTGGCTGAACGTCCAGACCTGCATCTCATCCTCATGTCAGCCACCATCAACATCAAACTCTTCTCGGACTATTTCAGTAGCGCTCCGGTGCTGCAGGTGCCAGGCAGGCTGTTTCCTATACAG GTTATATACCAGCCCATTCCGCCCGAGGAGCAGCCCTCCCGCTCTGAGAAACTGGATCCCAGACCGTACCTGCGCATCCTGCAGGGCATCGATCAGCGGTACCCGCCAGAGGAGCGCGGCGACCTGCTCCTCTTTCTTAGTGGTGTGGCGGAGATCTCCACCATCCAGGAGGCCTGTCAGATTtatgccacacacacaagtcGATGGATAGTCTTACCACTGCACAGCACACTCTCTCTGGCCCAGCAGGATAAG GTGTTTGACATTGCTCCTCCTGGGGTGAGAAAGTGTATCATCTCGACCAATATTGCTGAGACATCAGTAACTATCGATGGGGTTCGCTTTGTTGTCGACTCAG GAAAGGTAAAAGAAATGAGTTTTGATCCGAAGGCCAAGATGCAGCGTCTTCAGGAGTTCTGGATCAGCCGTGCCAGTTCTGAGCAGAGGAAAGGTCGCGCCGGTCGCACAGGTCCAGGAGTGTGTTATCGCCTATATGCAGAGTCTGACTACGATGCCTTTGCACCGTATCCTGTGCCTGAAATCCACAGGGTGGCTCTGAACTCCCTCATTCTCCAG ATGAAGAGCATGTGTCTTGGAGATCCACTTTCTTTTGTCTTCATTGATCCACCTCCAGCTGCGAGTATCCAGACTGCAATAACTTATTTGAAAGAACAGGGGGCGCTAGACAGTCCTGGGGAATTGACCTCTATTGGGAAGTTGCTGGCACAGTTACCCGTGGATGTGGTCATAG GGAAGATGCTGGTCCTGGGCTCTTTGTTTAACCTCATGGAGCCTGTGTTGACAGTAGCAGCCGCCCTCAGCGTTCAGTCACCATTCCTGCGCAGCTCACAGCACAATCCAGACTGCGCCACTGCCCGCCAGCCCCTGCACAGCAACCAGGGAGACCCCTTTACTCTGCTCAGTACCTTCAATGCATGGGTGGAG gtgaagaaagagagaggaggtggcTCTAGGAAGTGGTGCAGGAGGAGAGGCTTGGAGGAGCAGCGACTGTATGAGATGGTCAACCTACGCAGGCAGTTCAAG GACTTGCTGAGGAGCCACGGCCTCCTTGAATCGGAGAAAAGAGCTGCCTCTGATGGGGATCGTGGACAGCGCAGGGAGAGGCTGACCgagaggaggaagctgcacCAGCTGAAGAGAGATCACGAGCAGCACGAGAAAAGCAAACGGAAAGTCTTGAGGCTGGAGGAGGGCCAGGAAGGAGAGATGTCCTCAGGAtcagacacagaggaaagaggCAGAGGCAAGAAGGACAAGGAGGGGTCAGGACAGAACATGGACATTCAG gaagtgaagttcaAGTTGCGTCACAACATGTCAGATCTGCAGGAGGCCGTCACTGTCAGCCAGGACATGTCCTCCCGCCAACAGGCTTTACttaagctgctgctctgccgAGGCCTCTACCCTCAGCTGGCGCTGCCCGATGAACACAACTCCACTCGAAAGGACTCTGAGCAG gtgTTTCACACGAAGAACAAACAGGGAGTGGTGATTCACCCAACTAGTGTGTTTGCTAGTGACCCAGAGGTCTTACATGTACCAGAGGACGAAAACAGAGAAG GACCCGATCATAAGGCCAGCAGCAGACACCAGCTGCTGGCCTTCGTCACTCTGCTGGAGACCAACAAGCCATATTTGTCCAACTGCTCACGGGTTCCTGCACTTCAA GCTTTGCTGCTGGTGGCAAACTCTGTGGACAGTAACGCTGACTGTACACGTCTGGTGGTGGACGGCTGGCTGGAGGTGGAGCTGAGGGAGCCAGAGGAGGCGCTGAAGGTGCTGTCCACAGCTCTTACTCTCAGGGCTGAGTGGGAGCGCCTCCTGCTGGCCCAGCTGGGACAGAATACAGTAGAGGGAGCAGCAGGCCAGGGGGTGTCCCGCAGAGTCATGGAGAAGCTGAGCGAAGGCCTGGTTCGCTTCCTGCTCTACACTGAG GTCTCTTACAGCCTTCGGCGACTCGCAGCTTTCCAGATCCAGAACCTGTACATTGGCCCTCAGCCTGAGTCTGAGTTGTCTCACAAAGCTCCAGATCTAAAACCGCTGTTTCCAGGAGCCGATGCCAAGCCGCACACGATTAAAGGAGGCCTGCGTGTCACCAGCTTCTTCACCTACAACTGTCTGGCT gactCTCGGGATCTCTACAGTGAGTGTTTACGGACATTCTGGAGTTGTCCTAACTGTGACCTCTACATGCCTCTGACTCCACTGGAACGCATGCAGCACGAGGCCTCCTGCAGGCCAGCAGAAGAACAGCAGCAGTCGGAGGAAG AACCAGAAGATAAAAAACCAGGTCCTTCCTCAGTGTCCAGTCTCAACCGAGTTTACCACTGCGACGTTTGTAATGAAGACCTGACCCTCACCTCCACTGAGATCCTCAAACACAAACGCCAGCACATGTACTCCACCAAGTAG